Proteins encoded together in one Candidatus Neomarinimicrobiota bacterium window:
- a CDS encoding RNA polymerase sigma factor has product MNETEIIRKAQDGDMAAFEQLVRTYEKRVLIAAAQICRNQQDAEDVTQDVFLSVYRNIRTFRFEASFYSWIYRITMNTAFNHTRQRKYHEFLTNDEDEDRYIDVSEEDSTNFSEQKDFQAVLEGALSKLPEKQRTVFIMRYSQHLKIKEISTILGVGEGTVKKYLFRTQEKLRNLLKPFKNQLLED; this is encoded by the coding sequence ATGAACGAAACAGAGATCATACGCAAAGCCCAGGATGGAGACATGGCAGCATTTGAGCAACTTGTTCGGACATACGAAAAGCGGGTCCTGATTGCCGCAGCACAAATCTGCCGCAATCAGCAGGATGCAGAAGACGTCACCCAGGACGTTTTTCTGTCCGTCTATCGTAATATCCGGACTTTTCGCTTTGAAGCGAGTTTCTATTCCTGGATTTATCGCATCACAATGAATACGGCATTCAATCACACCCGTCAGCGAAAATATCATGAATTTCTGACCAACGACGAGGATGAAGACCGGTATATTGATGTTTCAGAGGAAGATTCCACAAATTTCAGTGAGCAAAAAGATTTTCAAGCAGTTCTTGAGGGAGCTTTAAGTAAACTTCCGGAAAAGCAGCGGACCGTATTCATTATGCGATATTCTCAACACTTAAAAATCAAAGAAATTTCCACAATACTGGGAGTGGGAGAGGGAACGGTAAAAAAATATTTGTTCCGTACCCAGGAGAAACTGAGAAATCTGTTGAAACCTTTTAAAAATCAATTATTAGAGGATTAG
- a CDS encoding transposase, translating into MTPGNTQILIHVILPFLCGKDILARERNLKRIIKDHLETHGHQHVYTSVQSDHVHLLFFMSPHVSLSLFFKVFFRDTARELNRQEKSDHIIWNPEYFAVSCNLDELENLVRMLASQTEYHEFQSYSDELKYLLERMLETSVVAENLDIK; encoded by the coding sequence ATGACACCGGGCAACACACAAATTCTCATACATGTGATTTTGCCGTTTTTGTGCGGGAAGGACATTCTGGCCAGGGAAAGGAATCTGAAAAGGATTATAAAGGATCACCTGGAAACTCACGGCCATCAGCATGTTTACACCTCTGTTCAGAGTGATCACGTTCATCTTTTGTTTTTCATGAGCCCCCACGTATCCTTGTCACTTTTTTTCAAAGTCTTTTTCAGGGATACTGCAAGGGAGCTCAACCGGCAGGAAAAATCAGACCATATAATCTGGAACCCCGAATACTTTGCCGTCAGCTGTAATTTGGACGAACTGGAGAATCTGGTCAGAATGTTGGCATCCCAGACGGAATATCATGAATTTCAAAGTTATAGCGATGAACTGAAATACTTATTGGAACGTATGCTGGAAACGTCAGTGGTCGCAGAAAATCTGGATATAAAGTAA
- a CDS encoding outer membrane lipoprotein-sorting protein has translation MKKHHIFIATGIIFLTALQAAPLPDGMDILKRVDENITAENRIMISRMIVRSRRSKREITAKTWIRGMDQAFTEYLSPAREQGTKMFKEKDRMWIYSPSTDRIIQIAGHMLRQSVMGSDLSYEDMMEDPVLSNQYTAITLSVDTLRERPCWILELTAKTEDIAYYKRKLWVDQERMIALREERFAKGGTLLKETDVFSVFQIEGRWYPKEILYKDVLNQNSEGTRFIIESLELNADIPDWRFTKAALRRS, from the coding sequence ATGAAAAAACATCACATATTCATTGCTACCGGTATTATTTTTCTGACAGCTTTGCAGGCGGCGCCTTTGCCTGACGGAATGGATATTCTGAAACGGGTGGATGAGAATATCACGGCTGAAAACCGGATCATGATATCCCGAATGATTGTCCGGAGCCGGCGAAGCAAACGGGAGATTACTGCAAAGACCTGGATCCGTGGCATGGATCAGGCTTTTACGGAATATCTTTCCCCGGCCCGTGAACAGGGGACAAAAATGTTTAAAGAGAAAGACCGAATGTGGATTTATTCTCCTTCCACCGATAGGATTATCCAGATTGCAGGTCACATGCTGAGACAATCGGTTATGGGGTCGGATCTCTCCTATGAAGATATGATGGAAGATCCCGTTCTAAGCAACCAGTATACAGCCATAACCCTGTCTGTCGATACCCTGAGGGAACGTCCCTGCTGGATTCTGGAACTGACGGCGAAAACGGAAGATATTGCCTATTATAAACGAAAACTATGGGTAGACCAGGAACGAATGATCGCCCTGCGGGAAGAACGTTTTGCCAAAGGAGGAACTCTTTTAAAGGAAACGGATGTATTCAGTGTTTTTCAGATTGAGGGTCGTTGGTATCCTAAAGAAATCCTGTACAAGGATGTGTTGAATCAGAACAGCGAAGGGACACGATTTATTATTGAGTCCCTGGAACTGAATGCAGATATTCCCGACTGGCGCTTTACCAAAGCGGCTCTCAGACGTTCATAA
- a CDS encoding ABC transporter permease gives MIRFLIKGLLRDRSRSLFPLITVTIGVALVTLGDSWVNGALVDIVDNNARLETGHVKVVTRAYKEQMSSAPNDLALLDTKALIDDLEKEFTDMEWTPRIRFGGLLDVAGENDVTVRQVRGAGLAVDLSEGSKEIERLDLNKILVQGHLPQAPDEILLSPGLMENLQVDVGDEVTLISSSMYGSIVIHNFTVSGKIRFGIVALDRNMMIAPLEGIRYALNMEDAAGEVLGYFKDPDQYDKNLTASIKERFNRMYYNPEDEFSPYMLTLRDQNFLNDILLLYENVMGIFIFIFVLFMFIVLWNAGLMNGIRRYGEMGLRLAIGESANHIYITSIAESVLIGLCGSFIGILIGLGFAWYLQKYGVDITSMMDSNSLYMSNVIRARISDSTFYIGFIPGVLATALGAIVSGRGIYKRKTAQLFKELEV, from the coding sequence ATGATACGATTTCTCATAAAAGGACTCCTGAGAGACCGCTCACGCAGTTTGTTTCCGTTGATTACGGTGACAATCGGTGTTGCGCTGGTTACTCTGGGAGACAGCTGGGTTAACGGGGCACTGGTGGACATTGTAGATAACAATGCACGCCTTGAGACCGGTCATGTGAAAGTAGTAACCCGTGCCTACAAAGAGCAGATGAGTTCAGCTCCAAACGATTTGGCCTTGTTAGATACAAAGGCCCTCATTGACGATCTGGAGAAGGAGTTCACCGACATGGAATGGACTCCAAGAATACGTTTCGGCGGATTACTGGATGTTGCCGGTGAAAATGACGTTACTGTCCGGCAGGTCCGGGGAGCGGGACTGGCCGTGGATTTGTCCGAAGGCTCCAAAGAAATTGAACGCCTTGACCTGAACAAAATTCTGGTTCAGGGACATTTACCCCAGGCTCCCGATGAAATCCTTCTTTCTCCCGGATTAATGGAAAATCTGCAGGTGGATGTGGGTGATGAAGTCACACTCATCAGTTCATCCATGTACGGCAGTATTGTGATCCATAATTTCACCGTCTCGGGAAAGATTCGCTTTGGTATTGTGGCACTGGACAGGAACATGATGATTGCACCTTTGGAGGGAATTCGCTATGCCCTGAATATGGAAGATGCTGCCGGCGAAGTTTTGGGGTATTTCAAGGACCCTGACCAGTATGATAAAAATCTGACAGCATCAATCAAGGAACGATTCAACCGGATGTATTACAATCCAGAAGATGAGTTTTCACCCTATATGCTCACCCTGAGGGACCAGAACTTTCTGAATGACATTCTCCTTCTCTATGAAAACGTCATGGGAATTTTCATTTTTATCTTTGTGCTGTTTATGTTCATCGTCCTCTGGAACGCAGGACTGATGAATGGAATCCGCCGCTATGGTGAAATGGGTCTCCGCCTGGCCATTGGGGAATCGGCGAACCATATTTATATTACATCCATTGCTGAATCGGTTTTGATCGGTTTATGCGGAAGCTTCATAGGTATCCTTATCGGACTGGGGTTTGCCTGGTATTTGCAGAAATACGGCGTGGATATCACCAGTATGATGGACAGCAACTCACTCTATATGTCCAATGTTATCCGTGCGAGAATTTCCGATTCCACTTTTTATATCGGATTCATCCCCGGTGTTTTGGCTACAGCCTTAGGTGCAATTGTCAGCGGCAGGGGGATTTATAAACGGAAAACAGCCCAACTTTTCAAGGAGCTTGAAGTATGA
- a CDS encoding TetR/AcrR family transcriptional regulator: MTPKQRKLMETALKLFQKKGFKGVTVEEICRTSDVSKMTFYKHFLNKEDLVLQIIKKLYNDAIEEGKSVLNSSKPHRDRIADLLEWKIKLLDQFTPPMLLDMKDFDPSLEIFIKQKSSESLSLLKDFIRDGQEEGVFRKNLNIGFLIHIFQILSNCFFSENLEQYFTSYEDYIREYLDFLFYGLADREHKT, translated from the coding sequence ATGACACCAAAACAACGAAAACTCATGGAAACCGCACTGAAACTCTTTCAGAAAAAGGGTTTTAAAGGCGTTACAGTGGAAGAAATCTGCCGTACATCTGATGTGAGCAAAATGACTTTTTACAAACATTTCCTGAACAAAGAGGATTTGGTTCTACAGATAATAAAAAAACTGTATAATGATGCAATAGAAGAGGGTAAGTCTGTTCTCAATAGTTCTAAACCTCACCGCGATCGGATTGCCGATCTGCTGGAGTGGAAGATAAAGTTGCTGGATCAGTTTACGCCTCCCATGCTTTTGGATATGAAAGATTTTGACCCATCTCTTGAGATTTTTATAAAGCAAAAATCCTCCGAATCTCTTTCACTTCTTAAAGATTTTATCCGGGATGGCCAGGAAGAGGGTGTGTTCAGAAAAAATTTAAATATCGGCTTTCTCATTCATATTTTTCAAATTTTGTCCAATTGTTTTTTCTCAGAAAATCTGGAGCAGTATTTTACATCTTATGAAGATTATATTCGGGAGTACCTGGATTTTCTCTTTTATGGTTTGGCAGACCGGGAGCATAAAACATGA
- a CDS encoding ABC transporter ATP-binding protein encodes MKESELITIEHLAKVYPTGTGGFKALKDINLTFSSGEFSGVVGPSGSGKTTLLNIIGTLDNPTEGKAVVLGRSVDTLSSKDAARLRNKHIGFIFQTYNLLPVYTVYENVEFPLLLLNYSSDEREKMVMDALNWVNLTDKKDSRPSQLSGGESQRVAIARAIVKKPELILADEPTANLDAKNSYMILEIMVNMNKELGTTFIFSTHDEKVMKHLKRTITLEDGRVAGDERAKA; translated from the coding sequence ATGAAAGAATCCGAACTCATAACCATTGAACATCTAGCAAAGGTATATCCCACGGGCACAGGGGGTTTTAAAGCCCTGAAGGATATCAACCTCACCTTCAGTTCAGGTGAGTTTTCGGGTGTTGTGGGCCCCAGCGGCTCAGGTAAAACCACCTTGTTGAATATTATCGGAACGTTGGATAACCCAACTGAAGGGAAGGCAGTCGTCCTGGGTCGATCCGTGGATACCTTGTCGTCCAAAGATGCGGCCCGCCTGAGGAATAAACACATTGGTTTTATTTTTCAGACATATAATCTGCTGCCGGTTTACACCGTGTATGAAAATGTGGAGTTTCCTCTTCTGCTGTTGAACTATTCTTCCGATGAACGGGAAAAAATGGTGATGGATGCGTTAAACTGGGTAAACCTTACAGATAAAAAAGATTCCAGACCATCCCAATTATCCGGGGGTGAGAGTCAGCGTGTTGCCATCGCCAGGGCTATTGTGAAAAAGCCGGAACTGATTTTGGCTGATGAACCGACGGCAAATCTGGATGCAAAAAATTCCTATATGATTCTTGAAATTATGGTGAATATGAATAAGGAGCTTGGGACAACTTTCATTTTTTCAACACACGATGAAAAAGTGATGAAGCATCTGAAACGGACCATAACCCTTGAGGACGGACGGGTCGCAGGGGATGAACGGGCAAAGGCCTGA
- a CDS encoding ABC transporter permease, which translates to MLLLKLAYRNIRGAGLRSFLNILVMSIIFVLIVWLQGMYEGVTVQATTDMIREDVAGGHYRHPDFDPHELVDLMEAHQSYLSHQDAVDRHDLEPVLMINASVYPNGRMQSALLKGIRPDQALLDFPACELEVQADGVIPALIGKRMADMMQVGSGDEFIVQWRDKLGTFDATTVRIVHIMTTIVPTIDAGQIWVPLKILQNMTGMTDEATYMIARPGFKLENPQNWVFYSRDELIHTIVNLMEAKSSGSMFLYLILLLMAMLSIFDTQVLAIFNRRKEIGTLVALGMTQKEVSRLFTLEGTMFGLLGAALAVILGVPICLYTWRNGLNFGPVMDSFSLAVSPIIYPIYTPKMIVTTFILVLFLVVVISWIPARKIAKLRPTDAIAGRRIYKVRGEK; encoded by the coding sequence ATGCTTCTTTTGAAACTGGCATATCGAAATATCCGGGGTGCAGGACTCAGATCCTTTCTCAATATTCTGGTTATGAGTATTATCTTTGTACTGATTGTCTGGTTGCAGGGAATGTATGAAGGGGTTACGGTCCAGGCGACTACGGATATGATACGTGAAGATGTGGCTGGCGGGCATTATCGCCACCCTGATTTTGATCCCCATGAACTGGTGGATCTGATGGAAGCCCATCAATCCTACCTGTCCCACCAGGATGCGGTTGATCGTCATGATCTTGAACCGGTCCTTATGATTAATGCATCGGTCTACCCAAACGGCAGAATGCAATCTGCCCTGTTGAAAGGGATTCGTCCGGATCAGGCTTTGCTGGATTTCCCTGCCTGTGAACTCGAAGTCCAGGCAGATGGCGTGATCCCCGCCTTGATTGGCAAACGGATGGCTGATATGATGCAGGTTGGTTCAGGGGATGAATTTATTGTACAATGGCGGGATAAACTGGGGACTTTTGATGCTACAACAGTCCGTATTGTCCATATCATGACCACGATTGTTCCTACAATTGATGCAGGACAGATCTGGGTTCCTCTGAAAATCCTTCAAAACATGACAGGTATGACCGATGAAGCAACATACATGATTGCACGTCCTGGTTTTAAACTTGAGAATCCACAGAATTGGGTTTTTTATTCTCGTGATGAACTCATTCACACGATTGTGAATTTGATGGAAGCGAAATCTTCCGGAAGTATGTTTCTGTATCTTATTCTTCTTCTTATGGCGATGCTTTCCATTTTTGACACGCAGGTTTTGGCCATTTTCAACCGCCGGAAAGAAATCGGAACACTGGTTGCTTTGGGCATGACACAAAAAGAGGTATCCCGCCTGTTTACTCTGGAGGGGACAATGTTCGGTCTTTTGGGTGCAGCTCTTGCCGTGATTCTGGGCGTCCCAATCTGCCTGTACACGTGGCGGAACGGCCTGAATTTCGGCCCGGTCATGGATAGCTTTAGTCTGGCGGTTTCCCCCATTATTTATCCGATTTATACGCCTAAAATGATTGTCACAACTTTTATCCTTGTCCTGTTCCTGGTCGTGGTGATTAGCTGGATTCCGGCCCGGAAGATTGCCAAACTCCGGCCGACAGATGCCATTGCAGGACGCCGGATATACAAGGTGCGAGGTGAAAAATGA
- a CDS encoding ketoacyl-ACP synthase III produces MGVKIAGYGYYVPEKVVTNHDMEKLMDTSDEWITERTGIKKRHFVTVGEEGTSDLAVKAAENALKKAGMTPADLDMIVAATLSPDYEIPGIGVLVQKKLDGCRIIPAYDIRQQCSGFVYGLELASTFIKSGKYKTILLVGAETQSVGLNLTTSGRDLAVLFGDGAGAFVLTASEEESDVVDSVLHSEGEYYQALWKEYPSIYVQDRISQEDIAQRRHYPSMNGRFVFKHATTRMPEVVMELLNKNGVCKDDIAQIIPHQANLRITRMVAKRLELTLDKVYSNIEMYGNTTAASIPIAFCEALNEKRFKRGDYVITVSFGSGFTWGANLIKF; encoded by the coding sequence GTGGGTGTTAAAATTGCAGGTTATGGGTATTACGTTCCCGAAAAGGTAGTGACCAACCATGACATGGAAAAATTAATGGATACCTCCGATGAGTGGATCACTGAACGGACAGGTATAAAAAAAAGGCATTTTGTTACCGTTGGCGAGGAAGGGACATCGGATCTGGCTGTGAAAGCTGCGGAGAATGCCCTTAAGAAAGCCGGTATGACCCCTGCAGATCTGGACATGATTGTGGCGGCAACTCTGTCTCCTGATTATGAAATTCCCGGTATCGGCGTGCTGGTTCAGAAGAAACTGGATGGTTGCCGGATCATTCCGGCCTATGATATCCGTCAGCAGTGCAGTGGCTTTGTGTATGGTCTTGAGCTGGCATCCACCTTTATCAAATCAGGTAAGTATAAAACAATTCTATTGGTAGGCGCTGAGACACAGAGCGTCGGATTGAATTTGACGACATCAGGGCGTGATCTTGCCGTTCTCTTCGGCGATGGGGCCGGAGCTTTTGTGCTGACAGCGTCTGAGGAAGAATCCGATGTGGTGGATTCGGTATTGCACAGTGAGGGAGAGTACTATCAGGCACTCTGGAAAGAGTATCCCAGCATTTATGTTCAGGATAGAATAAGCCAGGAGGATATTGCCCAAAGACGCCACTACCCGTCAATGAACGGTCGTTTTGTGTTTAAACATGCCACTACCCGTATGCCTGAAGTGGTGATGGAATTATTGAATAAAAACGGTGTTTGCAAAGATGATATTGCCCAGATCATTCCCCATCAGGCAAATTTGCGTATTACCCGGATGGTTGCCAAACGGCTGGAACTGACGCTTGATAAAGTCTATTCTAATATTGAAATGTATGGAAATACAACTGCTGCATCTATTCCGATCGCATTCTGTGAAGCTCTGAATGAAAAGCGATTCAAACGCGGGGACTATGTAATTACCGTTTCCTTTGGTTCAGGTTTTACCTGGGGGGCTAATCTGATTAAATTCTGA
- a CDS encoding Hsp20/alpha crystallin family protein: MTLMKRYPMLRERRNLVDDFFETFLDSFNTMSNVNWSPSVDLEETKNDYIIHVELPGMNKKDIDISVENDVLTISGEKKERVQTKDSNCLISEIMSGHFSRSFRLPAQVDYDKIEAKWDNGVLVVKIPKSEIAKPKRIQIS, encoded by the coding sequence ATGACACTGATGAAACGATATCCGATGTTAAGAGAACGCCGTAACCTGGTGGATGATTTCTTTGAAACATTTCTGGACAGTTTCAACACAATGTCCAATGTGAACTGGAGTCCCAGCGTGGATCTTGAAGAGACGAAGAATGATTATATAATCCATGTTGAACTTCCGGGAATGAACAAAAAGGACATTGACATCTCGGTGGAGAATGATGTTTTAACCATTTCAGGTGAAAAGAAAGAACGGGTGCAAACCAAAGATTCCAATTGCCTGATTTCCGAAATTATGTCAGGTCATTTCTCCCGGAGTTTCAGGCTCCCGGCTCAGGTCGATTACGATAAGATCGAAGCCAAATGGGATAACGGTGTTCTTGTGGTGAAGATTCCCAAGAGTGAAATCGCAAAACCCAAAAGAATTCAGATCAGCTGA
- the recJ gene encoding single-stranded-DNA-specific exonuclease RecJ — MQWIFKEYDPDQLLIFSRSLGLDPLYGKLLLTRNIVTQKQLDEYFNPTPDKLHDPFLMKDLEKAILRIQQALTGGEKILVYGDYDVDGITSASVLYLFFKKMGGDICYYIPDREKEGYGLSREGLDHAASQGVSLIITCDCGINAVDKVRYANQKGLDVIITDHHEPSLELPPALAIVNPKQNDDTYPEKNLCGAGVTFKLIQGYCRYENLDEESAYDYLDLVALGTAADIVNMTGENRILMSEGLRKINSGKNRIGLKALMDVSRIRPEEMDVSKIVFGIAPRLNAVGRLGEASRAVKLLTTRDPDEAKTYSEILDDENTQRRVIEKDVMEEAIRIIEKRYSRKLPKILILHNSTWHPGVIGIVASKIKERYHRPVIMIAFQDNLGKGSGRSITGFDLYGALHVHEKWLQSYGGHVMAAGLTISKENLGRFIRDLHKFAEDTISPDILEPRIYIDAEVEMEQINMELLTFLDRLRPFGPGNMRPKFCLRNVQPQRASIVGGNHLKFRARKNHVSLDCIAWNFGEDLPLVSESHKAVDLVFVPSINDWNGTRSIQLIVKAIKSHEQA, encoded by the coding sequence ATGCAATGGATTTTCAAAGAGTACGATCCTGATCAGTTGCTGATCTTCAGCCGCTCCCTTGGCCTGGATCCTCTTTATGGTAAACTTTTACTTACCCGGAATATCGTCACCCAAAAACAACTGGATGAATATTTTAATCCCACTCCGGACAAACTCCACGACCCGTTTCTCATGAAGGATTTAGAAAAGGCCATCCTCCGTATTCAACAGGCCCTGACCGGTGGTGAAAAAATTCTGGTTTATGGCGATTATGATGTAGACGGCATTACATCGGCCTCAGTCCTCTACCTCTTTTTTAAAAAAATGGGCGGTGATATCTGTTATTATATTCCGGATCGGGAGAAGGAGGGGTATGGTTTGTCACGGGAAGGACTTGACCATGCAGCCAGTCAGGGGGTTTCCTTAATTATCACCTGTGATTGTGGTATTAATGCGGTGGATAAAGTCCGGTATGCAAATCAAAAAGGGCTGGATGTGATTATCACAGACCATCACGAGCCGTCGCTTGAACTTCCCCCTGCCCTGGCTATTGTCAATCCCAAACAGAATGATGACACTTATCCGGAAAAAAACCTGTGTGGGGCCGGTGTTACCTTTAAACTGATCCAGGGGTATTGCCGATATGAAAATCTGGATGAAGAATCAGCCTATGATTATTTGGATCTGGTTGCATTGGGAACGGCAGCCGATATTGTGAACATGACAGGTGAAAACCGCATTTTGATGAGTGAAGGGCTCCGAAAAATCAATAGCGGGAAAAACCGGATCGGTTTGAAAGCGCTGATGGATGTAAGTCGCATCCGGCCTGAAGAAATGGATGTATCAAAAATTGTTTTTGGCATTGCTCCGAGGCTGAATGCGGTAGGACGGCTGGGTGAAGCCTCCAGGGCGGTGAAATTGCTCACAACCCGGGATCCTGATGAAGCAAAAACCTATTCGGAAATCCTGGATGATGAAAATACTCAGCGTCGGGTCATTGAAAAAGATGTCATGGAAGAGGCAATCCGGATTATTGAAAAACGCTATTCCCGAAAACTCCCCAAAATTCTGATCCTGCATAATTCCACATGGCACCCGGGCGTCATTGGTATTGTGGCGTCTAAAATTAAAGAACGCTATCACCGGCCTGTGATCATGATTGCTTTCCAGGATAATTTGGGTAAAGGCAGTGGACGCAGCATTACGGGATTTGATTTATACGGAGCTTTGCATGTCCATGAGAAATGGCTTCAAAGCTATGGAGGACATGTGATGGCGGCCGGATTAACCATTTCAAAGGAAAATCTGGGCCGGTTTATACGAGATCTTCATAAATTTGCGGAAGATACCATCTCGCCTGATATTCTTGAGCCCCGGATTTATATTGACGCCGAGGTGGAAATGGAACAAATTAACATGGAACTTCTTACATTCCTCGATCGTCTGAGACCCTTTGGTCCCGGTAATATGAGGCCAAAGTTTTGCCTTAGGAATGTGCAACCCCAGCGGGCTAGTATCGTGGGAGGAAATCATCTTAAATTCAGGGCCCGGAAGAATCATGTTTCCCTGGATTGTATTGCATGGAATTTTGGGGAAGATCTGCCATTGGTCAGTGAATCCCATAAAGCTGTGGACCTTGTCTTTGTTCCTTCTATTAACGACTGGAATGGAACCCGTTCAATTCAACTGATTGTGAAAGCCATAAAATCACACGAACAAGCATAA